Below is a genomic region from Granulicella sp. L56.
CACCCACGCCCACCTTGCGCTCCACCGTCAAGCTACCTTGCTGCACCGCAGGCAGGCGAAAGCCGCGATCGAACACCGTCGCCGAGGTCGTCGTCCCCACCGCCGCCGGAGGCGTCGTCAGGTAAGCGCACGCATAGCCAAAGCCCTGGTTCGGCACTTGCGGGCAATCCGTTATCGTGGTCGGCGTAATTCTCACATGCGTCGCCGAAGTCGGCAGCGCCGTATTCACCAGCGCACTCCGCACCGTCGCCCCCGGCAGCCGTCCATAGAACAACCCATACCCCACACGAACCACGCCGCGCCCCTCGCCCAGCGGCTCCCACGCCACTCCTACGCGAGGCCCGACATTATTTCTGTCTTCAGGAAAAACGCTGCTCGCTCCACGCAAACCAAACTCAGCATCGAGCGCTATATTCGGCCGCTGCGGAAGCGGCAGCAGCTCATACTCATAGCGCAGCCCGGCATCGACAGTCAGCCCGCGCCGCACCTGCCAGTGGTCCTGCACATACCCGGCCCACTCCTGCGTATCGAACGTGACCGCAGCCTGCCCAAAGCTCTGCGTAAACGACGTGAAGCAAAAATAATGCAGTTGCGATCCAATTGTCCTACACTCGCCATTCGGATAGGCATTCACGTTGAAGGTGTAATCGGTAATCCAATCCACCAGCCCACCGCCAGCCGCGCCGCTGTCATAGTGAAACGCCCCCTCCTGACCGCTCAGCGAATCAATATAGTCATGCACCAGACTCAAATCTCCGCCAACCTGCACCTGATGATGCCCACGTACCAGCGTCACCATGTCCGCGAACTGCACTCTCCTCTCATCGGGATACGCCTTGCGCCCCAGCGAAGAAGGCGTGCCAAACGTCAGCCCATTCGGCCCAATCACCACCTCGGGAGCGTATCCACCCGGCCCCACCGCAGGCTCCTGCGGCAGCGGAGCCGATGCCTCCTCATACTGAAAGTCCCTGCCCACCGCCAGCCGCAGCTCATTGCTGAACTTCGCGTTCTTCGACCAAAGCCACCGCCCCAGCAGCGAGTCCACCTTCACATAGCTACTCCCCAGACTCGCTCTTCCTCGATCCACCACCGCCGACGATCTCACTCCCCCCGGAGCACTAGACCGCGCCCGATCATACTGCACACTCAGCCGGTTCTTCGCCGTCGCCTGCCAATCGAGCTTGCCGAAGTTCACCGTCTGGTTCTGCCGCCGCGGCACCATTCCCGTCAGGCTATCCAGATAATCGAGCGCCGTATTCACCTTCGACGCCGATACCCCACGCCCACCCAATAAGTCCATCTGCCCCAGCGTCAACGCATAGAAGTCCGCATTCTGGGGCGAAGACACCGCCGGAAAATCGCGCCGCTGTTGATCGAACGCATAAAAATAAAACAGCCGATTGCGCACCGCCGCGCCGCCCACACTTCCGCCAAACTGTTGTCGCAGGTCATGCGGCTTCACCACACCACTCGTCACCACGCCATCGGCATAGTGCGTGGCAATTGAAAACGGATTCGCCGCCGCCCATGCACTATCCCGCGCCAGATAAAAGGCCGACCCATGCAGCGTATCCGTGCCGCTCTTCGACACCGTCGTCACCACGCCGCCCGCCGCGCCTCCATACACAGCCGAGTAGTTCTGCCCGCTCACGCGAAACTCCCGCACCGCTTCCTGCGAAAACGTATAGGCCGCGCCTCCACGCCGCGCCACACCGCGCTCGCCCTCCGCTCCTGTTCCTCGCGGCACCGAGCCAAAGCTCTGATCGTCGCTCACCCCATCGACCGCCGTGCTGTTCTGCGTCACCGCGAGGCCGCGAAAGCTCAACAGCCCCGCCACATCCGCATTCGCCGCAGGAGTCAGCAACGCAAAGCTCTGCCATCGCCGTCCACGCACCGGCAGCCGCTGAATCTCGCCAGCCGTCACCGTACTCGCCACCGCCGTCGATTCAACCGTCGAGCTTCCACTCGCTGTCACCGTCACCGTCGTAGACACACCAGCCACCCGCAGCCGAGCATCCACACCCGTCACTGCGCCCACCTCCACAACGACGTCAGCCAGAACCAGCCGCTCAAACCCCGCCGCCTCCACGACCACGCGATACGTCCCCACCGGAACCCGCGCCACCAGAAACTCGCCACCTTTATCCGAACCAGCACGCGCTACAAAGCCACTCGCCGCATCTTCCACCTGCACCGAAGCTCCCCGCACCGCAGCCCCGCCTGCGTCCACCACCACCCCGTGCACAACGCCGTCCACCGCCGTCTGCCCCAAAGCAGCCGTCAGCGCGCCAAGCAACATCAGCGACAAAACAATCGCGCGCAAGCTCTTCCTATCCAAGCTGATTGATTAATAGATCAGCCGCAGGGTACCGAACTTCCGCTAAATAAGAAATGCCACCTTCGTTCCACAAAGAAAAAGGGGCGGCAGCCGAAGCCACCACCCCTAAGACAATTAAGACAACGAAGACAATCCGTCTCAAGTTAGAACAGGAACCGGAAGCCGATCTGCACCTGTCGCGGCGTATACAGAAAGCCGCTCGAGTTGGAGTTGTTCGGCGTGCCGAACAGGGCCGTGCTCCCGGTCCCCGACTGGAACGTCGCCGT
It encodes:
- a CDS encoding TonB-dependent receptor, coding for MRAIVLSLMLLGALTAALGQTAVDGVVHGVVVDAGGAAVRGASVQVEDAASGFVARAGSDKGGEFLVARVPVGTYRVVVEAAGFERLVLADVVVEVGAVTGVDARLRVAGVSTTVTVTASGSSTVESTAVASTVTAGEIQRLPVRGRRWQSFALLTPAANADVAGLLSFRGLAVTQNSTAVDGVSDDQSFGSVPRGTGAEGERGVARRGGAAYTFSQEAVREFRVSGQNYSAVYGGAAGGVVTTVSKSGTDTLHGSAFYLARDSAWAAANPFSIATHYADGVVTSGVVKPHDLRQQFGGSVGGAAVRNRLFYFYAFDQQRRDFPAVSSPQNADFYALTLGQMDLLGGRGVSASKVNTALDYLDSLTGMVPRRQNQTVNFGKLDWQATAKNRLSVQYDRARSSAPGGVRSSAVVDRGRASLGSSYVKVDSLLGRWLWSKNAKFSNELRLAVGRDFQYEEASAPLPQEPAVGPGGYAPEVVIGPNGLTFGTPSSLGRKAYPDERRVQFADMVTLVRGHHQVQVGGDLSLVHDYIDSLSGQEGAFHYDSGAAGGGLVDWITDYTFNVNAYPNGECRTIGSQLHYFCFTSFTQSFGQAAVTFDTQEWAGYVQDHWQVRRGLTVDAGLRYEYELLPLPQRPNIALDAEFGLRGASSVFPEDRNNVGPRVGVAWEPLGEGRGVVRVGYGLFYGRLPGATVRSALVNTALPTSATHVRITPTTITDCPQVPNQGFGYACAYLTTPPAAVGTTTSATVFDRGFRLPAVQQGSLTVERKVGVGVVGSASYLLNLDRQLPDSVDINIAPATSVETFQLQGGTGAPGVRDGEMFAVPVYSERVDASYGPVTDLVSDANASYNALVIEARRRSVGGLEFRASWTWSKAIDFGESAGATPRTNGQFDPFDLRYDKGLSALNYPHKLVASAVWEPKASSRRRWLRVAGSGWSVAPLFTERSGRPYSFNIYGGRRLAGGHQSINGSGGAVYLPTVGRNTLRLPDAANLDLRVSRTLRAAEKVRVKGVAEIFNVTNRVNYSGIMQRAFLVGTAVNGVTPLMFQDVAAVATEQLNVQPFGTFTSASTGQSGERRVELGLRLEF